One Aegilops tauschii subsp. strangulata cultivar AL8/78 chromosome 7, Aet v6.0, whole genome shotgun sequence genomic window carries:
- the LOC109780340 gene encoding uncharacterized protein: MAYVDHAFSITDEDDLVGGAAGDRPRGAPVKEIAFAAALLAFGALGVVAGLVMAAHRVGGDRSHGIFFTVLGVVMFIPGFYYTRVAYYAYKGYQGFSFANIPPI, translated from the exons ATGGCGTACGTGGACCACGCCTTCTCCATCACCGACGAGGACGACCTGGTGGGCGGCGCGGCGGGGGACCGGCCGCGCGGCGCGCCGGTCAAGGAGATCGCCTTCGCCGCCGCGCTGCTCGCGTTCGGCGCGCTCGGCGTCGTCGCCGGCCTCGTCATGGCCGCCCACCGCGTCGGCGGCGACCGCTCCCACG GGATTTTCTTCACAGTGCTGGGCGTAGTGATGTTCATCCCTGGATTCTACTACACAAGAGTAGCGTATTATGCTTACAAAGGGTACCAGGGCTTCTCTTTTGCCAACATCCCTCCCATCTGA